A window of the Desulforapulum autotrophicum HRM2 genome harbors these coding sequences:
- the hisG gene encoding ATP phosphoribosyltransferase has product MKKLLKLGIPKGSLQDATIALFKRSGWKINVNGRSYFPDINDEDIECALCRAQEMSINVESGVIDAGLTGKDWIAEHQSDVHVVSDLIYSKVSAKPARWVVAVAGDSPMNTLEDLQGKTISTELVQFTRRFFKERNIDVNVKFSWGATEAKIVSGLADAIVEITETESTIRAHNLKVIHEIMQTNTQLIANRAAWEIPAKREKIEQIALLLQSALVAGRLVGIKMNVPETVIEKIVSLLPSLNAPTVASLYKSTWFSVETIVDQSMVRDLIPVLIKEGAEGIIEYPLNKVL; this is encoded by the coding sequence ATGAAAAAACTATTAAAACTTGGCATCCCTAAGGGAAGCCTTCAGGATGCCACGATCGCCCTTTTCAAGCGATCCGGCTGGAAAATAAACGTTAACGGACGAAGCTATTTCCCGGACATTAATGACGAAGATATTGAATGTGCCCTGTGCCGGGCCCAGGAGATGTCCATCAATGTGGAGAGCGGCGTGATTGACGCAGGCCTCACCGGCAAGGACTGGATCGCCGAGCACCAATCCGACGTCCATGTGGTCTCAGACCTCATCTACTCCAAGGTGAGTGCTAAACCGGCAAGGTGGGTCGTTGCCGTTGCAGGTGATTCGCCCATGAACACCCTTGAGGACCTCCAGGGAAAAACCATCTCAACCGAACTTGTTCAGTTTACCCGCCGCTTCTTTAAGGAACGCAACATCGACGTGAACGTTAAATTCTCCTGGGGAGCCACAGAGGCCAAAATCGTATCAGGCCTTGCCGATGCCATTGTGGAGATCACCGAGACCGAAAGTACCATCCGTGCCCACAACCTCAAGGTGATCCACGAAATCATGCAGACGAACACCCAGCTCATTGCCAACAGGGCTGCATGGGAAATCCCGGCTAAGCGGGAAAAAATTGAGCAGATCGCCCTTCTCCTCCAGAGCGCCCTTGTGGCGGGTAGACTGGTCGGTATCAAGATGAATGTTCCCGAAACCGTTATCGAAAAAATCGTCTCCCTTTTACCCAGCCTCAACGCCCCAACCGTTGCATCACTGTACAAATCCACCTGGTTTTCCGTTGAGACCATTGTTGACCAGAGCATGGTCCGAGATCTGATCCCTGTCCTGATTAAAGAGGGAGCCGAAGGCATCATCGAATACCCCCTGAACAAGGTGCT
- the hisI gene encoding phosphoribosyl-AMP cyclohydrolase, translating into MVELDFNKTGGLIPAIAQDHETGEVLMLAYMNEAAWNKTLESGMATYFSRSRQSLWKKGETSGHVQVVKEIRIDCDNDTVLLKVEQKGGAACHLGYKSCFFRRVVKGDDPVIMEQQIFDPKKVYK; encoded by the coding sequence ATGGTTGAACTTGACTTTAACAAAACAGGCGGTCTGATTCCTGCCATTGCCCAGGATCATGAAACCGGCGAGGTACTCATGCTTGCTTACATGAATGAAGCTGCCTGGAACAAAACCCTTGAATCAGGCATGGCAACCTACTTTTCCAGATCAAGGCAATCCCTCTGGAAAAAAGGAGAAACCTCGGGCCATGTGCAGGTTGTCAAGGAGATCAGAATTGACTGCGACAACGATACCGTACTTCTCAAGGTTGAACAAAAGGGCGGCGCCGCCTGCCACCTGGGATACAAAAGCTGCTTTTTCAGAAGAGTGGTGAAGGGCGATGACCCCGTAATTATGGAACAACAAATATTTGACCCAAAAAAGGTATACAAATGA
- a CDS encoding penicillin-binding protein 1A, with protein MTKKKSKAQILKRREKKTERGVAFTLLKWTLVFFCGSGIIAAAGLSGLYFYISRDLPKIISLKDYTPPIVTSVFSDDGRKIGEFYNERRIVIPLSEMPDNLKNAVVAAEDSRFREHPGIDLLSIFRAFVKNLKAGAIVQGGSTITQQVTKSFFLTPARTYERKLKEAILAYRIDQTFTKDEILYLYLNQIYLGHGAYGVEAASENYFGKHAREMNLAECSLLAGLPQAPSRYSPFRNPELARQRQIYVLNRMKADGYITNLEATDAINTVLDIKPRKNWFIERVPCYTEHVRRYVEEKYGRDVLYTQGLKIYTAVNIELQKIARQEVVKGVRELDRRQGYRGVVKHLAGLEVEAFCAQVATTMDVDSVEPGVVYQAVVTAVNDREAVVRVGNVTGVIPAEDITWARHPDVEKAYWADKVDSPKKVFDTGDVVLVKAVSPGEKKALRFTLEQTPLVEAALLSIEAETGQVKAMIGGRDYLDSQFNRAIQSRRQPGSAFKPVIFAAALDKGYTPATVIIDSPVVFKDHTRNFVWKPHNYKEKFYGPTLMREALIKSRNVVTVKILQDIGIDYVINYARKLGVTAKINRDLSISLGSSGMSLVELVNVYSVFSNLGYRIDPVFITRIEDRFGKVIESSELKREKIMDMTTAYMMTSMLESVVKSGTGWRVKALDRPAAGKTGTTNNLHDAWFMGYTPRYTTGVWVGFDNERSLGNGETGSRAASPIWLGYMKGALEGRPVRTFNVPEGIVFVKIDAKTGLLPSGASQETLFECFKDGTAPTMKTPEPGIATDTDDLYKFGI; from the coding sequence ATGACAAAAAAGAAAAGCAAGGCTCAGATTTTAAAGCGCCGGGAAAAGAAAACAGAGAGGGGGGTCGCCTTCACCCTTTTAAAATGGACCCTGGTATTCTTCTGTGGCTCTGGAATCATTGCAGCAGCAGGACTCTCAGGACTCTATTTCTATATCAGCCGTGATCTGCCAAAGATCATTTCCCTCAAGGATTATACCCCTCCCATTGTTACCAGTGTGTTTTCAGACGACGGCAGGAAGATCGGTGAATTTTACAATGAGCGACGGATCGTTATTCCCCTGTCAGAAATGCCCGATAATCTGAAGAATGCCGTTGTTGCAGCTGAAGATTCAAGGTTCAGGGAGCATCCCGGGATTGATCTGCTCAGTATCTTCAGGGCCTTTGTAAAAAACCTGAAAGCCGGTGCCATTGTCCAGGGGGGGAGCACCATCACCCAGCAGGTGACCAAATCTTTTTTTCTGACACCGGCCAGGACCTATGAGCGTAAGCTCAAGGAGGCCATTCTTGCCTATCGCATTGATCAGACCTTTACCAAGGATGAAATCCTCTACCTTTATCTGAATCAAATTTATCTTGGCCATGGGGCCTATGGGGTGGAGGCGGCCAGTGAAAACTACTTTGGGAAACATGCACGGGAGATGAACCTTGCCGAGTGTTCCCTGCTTGCCGGTTTGCCCCAGGCCCCGAGTCGCTACTCCCCGTTCCGTAATCCCGAGCTTGCCCGCCAGCGGCAGATTTATGTGCTCAATCGCATGAAGGCGGATGGTTACATTACTAACCTTGAGGCTACGGACGCCATCAATACTGTTCTTGACATTAAACCCAGGAAAAACTGGTTTATTGAACGGGTTCCCTGCTACACAGAGCATGTCAGGCGTTATGTGGAGGAAAAATACGGCAGGGACGTCCTTTATACCCAGGGTTTGAAGATTTACACGGCCGTGAACATCGAGTTGCAGAAAATTGCCCGTCAAGAGGTGGTCAAGGGGGTAAGGGAACTTGACCGCCGTCAGGGGTATCGGGGAGTGGTCAAGCACCTTGCAGGCCTTGAGGTCGAGGCCTTTTGTGCACAAGTGGCCACAACCATGGACGTTGATTCTGTGGAGCCGGGGGTTGTTTACCAGGCAGTTGTCACGGCAGTGAACGACAGGGAAGCTGTGGTTCGGGTGGGTAACGTCACGGGTGTTATTCCCGCGGAGGATATTACCTGGGCAAGGCATCCCGACGTGGAGAAGGCCTATTGGGCGGACAAGGTGGATTCGCCGAAAAAGGTGTTTGATACAGGGGATGTCGTGCTGGTTAAAGCTGTTTCACCGGGGGAGAAAAAGGCCCTTCGTTTCACCCTGGAGCAGACGCCCCTTGTTGAGGCTGCTCTTTTGAGCATTGAGGCCGAAACCGGTCAGGTCAAGGCCATGATCGGGGGCAGGGATTATCTGGACAGCCAGTTCAATCGAGCCATCCAGTCCAGGCGCCAGCCGGGAAGTGCTTTTAAGCCGGTGATCTTTGCCGCAGCCCTTGACAAGGGGTATACCCCGGCAACCGTCATCATCGACAGCCCCGTTGTCTTTAAGGATCATACCCGTAATTTTGTGTGGAAGCCCCACAACTACAAGGAGAAGTTCTATGGTCCGACCTTGATGCGTGAGGCCCTGATAAAATCTCGAAATGTGGTCACTGTAAAGATTCTCCAGGACATCGGCATTGATTATGTGATTAACTACGCCAGAAAGCTTGGGGTTACGGCCAAAATCAACCGGGATTTGTCAATTTCCCTGGGTTCTTCGGGCATGTCCCTTGTGGAACTTGTCAATGTTTATTCGGTTTTTTCCAACCTGGGTTACAGGATTGACCCGGTGTTTATTACGCGGATCGAAGACCGGTTCGGCAAGGTGATTGAATCTTCGGAGCTCAAGCGGGAAAAGATCATGGACATGACCACGGCCTACATGATGACCAGTATGCTGGAGAGCGTTGTAAAGTCGGGGACAGGCTGGCGGGTAAAGGCTTTAGACCGCCCTGCCGCAGGTAAGACAGGAACGACAAATAATTTACACGATGCCTGGTTCATGGGATATACCCCAAGGTACACCACGGGTGTGTGGGTGGGGTTTGACAATGAACGATCCCTTGGAAATGGAGAAACCGGTTCCAGGGCAGCAAGTCCCATCTGGCTGGGATATATGAAAGGAGCCCTTGAGGGGCGTCCGGTTCGTACCTTTAATGTTCCCGAGGGCATTGTTTTTGTGAAGATAGATGCAAAGACAGGACTTTTGCCCAGTGGCGCATCCCAGGAGACGCTGTTTGAATGCTTTAAGGACGGAACCGCTCCCACCATGAAAACACCAGAACCAGGGATAGCAACAGATACCGACGATCTTTACAAATTTGGAATCTGA
- a CDS encoding elongator complex protein 3 encodes MPTAKPLVVPIFIPHQGCPHKCAFCDQSIITSERRALPHETQIRQQVETWLGYRGDRRSVELAFFGGNFLGLTPHETRTLLQITQQLILEKKIHSVRCSTRPDTIHEQSLDMASQFTLDTVEIGVQSMDDQVLLKANRGHTAQDTIRAAKLLDDYKINKGMQMMVGLPGDTPDKAIETARVIADLKPAFVRIYPLLVLKNSLVHHWYARGEYTPMALDDCVTLVAFLHEIFEDKKIPVIRMGLQTSDLLQDSDVMVAGPWHPAFGHLVFSRRMLNRAIEMLDQITDLKHGPTEKSTIILKVHPVTESQLRGDKNHNLKILRARYTKAEIEIAADPLVTPGRLVVNRPGRCSPQIPNL; translated from the coding sequence ATGCCGACAGCAAAGCCCCTTGTCGTTCCCATCTTTATTCCCCACCAGGGATGCCCCCATAAATGTGCCTTCTGCGATCAGTCGATCATCACAAGTGAACGACGAGCACTGCCCCATGAAACGCAGATACGCCAACAGGTTGAGACCTGGCTTGGATACAGGGGAGACAGGCGTTCAGTAGAGCTTGCCTTTTTCGGTGGAAATTTTTTAGGGCTTACCCCTCATGAAACAAGGACCCTGCTCCAGATCACACAGCAGCTGATCCTTGAAAAAAAAATCCACTCCGTCCGCTGCTCAACCCGACCGGACACTATCCATGAACAGAGCCTGGACATGGCAAGTCAATTCACCCTTGACACAGTGGAGATAGGGGTTCAGTCCATGGATGACCAGGTGCTTTTAAAGGCGAACAGGGGGCACACTGCCCAGGACACCATAAGGGCGGCAAAGCTCCTTGACGATTACAAGATTAACAAAGGAATGCAGATGATGGTCGGCCTTCCCGGCGACACCCCTGATAAGGCCATTGAAACGGCCAGGGTAATCGCTGATCTTAAACCTGCCTTTGTACGGATCTATCCCCTCCTGGTGCTGAAGAACAGCCTTGTTCACCATTGGTACGCCCGGGGCGAGTACACCCCCATGGCCCTTGACGATTGCGTAACCCTTGTGGCGTTCCTCCATGAAATCTTTGAGGACAAAAAAATTCCCGTAATCCGCATGGGACTCCAGACATCGGATCTTCTCCAGGACAGCGATGTAATGGTGGCCGGTCCATGGCACCCGGCCTTTGGCCATCTGGTCTTTTCCAGACGCATGCTCAACCGTGCCATTGAAATGCTCGACCAGATCACAGACTTAAAACACGGCCCCACCGAAAAAAGCACCATCATCCTCAAGGTCCATCCGGTTACAGAATCACAACTCAGGGGCGACAAAAACCATAACCTGAAAATCCTCAGGGCCCGCTACACCAAGGCCGAAATAGAAATAGCGGCAGACCCTCTGGTTACCCCTGGTCGACTTGTTGTGAATCGTCCCGGACGGTGTAGCCCTCAGATTCCAAATTTGTAA